The Vitis vinifera cultivar Pinot Noir 40024 chromosome 7, ASM3070453v1 genomic interval CAGGCGGATATTGGTAATATTCAGGTGGGTTGTATCAGCCAGCAAGAAGCAGAGAGTCTGGAAATACCATTTGCAGAGATTGAGATTCACTCGGcgttgatggagatgaatggggataaagcccctggcTCGGATGGTTTTACTGTAGCCTTCTGGCAAAACGCATGGGACTTTACCAAAGAGGAGATCATGGAGATGTTTAAAGAATTTCATGAGCATAATTCCTTTGTTAGGAGCCTCAACAATACTTTTTTGGTGTTGATACTTAAGAAAAGCGGGGCGGAGGATCTgggagactttagacctatcagTTTGTTGGGGGGTCTCTATAAACTTTTGGCTAAAGTCTTAGCTAATAGGCTCAAAAAAGTAATTGGTAAGGTGGTCTCTATTGCTCAGAATGCCTTTGTaatgggaagacaaattctggatgcgtccttaattgctaatgaggtgatagattcgtggcagaagagaaaagaaaagggccttatttgcaaattggatatagaaaaagcttatgacaACATCAATTGGAACTTCTTAATGAAGGTCCttcaaaaaatgggctttgggaccAAGTGAGTgggatggatgtggagttgtGTGTCTTGTGCTAAATTCTCTATTCTTGTTAATGGAGTGCCAACTGGGTTTTTCCCTAGCACTAGAGGGCTTTGTCAAGGGGATCCTCTATCCCCTTAtctctttgttatgggaatggagaTTCTGGACGTTCTTATCAGGAGAGCGGTGGAGGGGGGATATCTTTCAGGGTGCAACATTCGGGGTGGTAGTAGTACTTCATTGAATATCTCCCACCTATTTTTTGTTGATGACacaattgtgttttgtgagGCGAACAAAGGTCAAGTCTCTCATCTAAGCTGgattctcttttggtttgaagcggcttcgGGTCTTCGAATTAATCTAGCCAAAAGTGAAATCATTCCAGTTGGAGAAGTGGAGGAGATTTTTGAGTTGGCAGCTGAGCTAGGGTGCAGGGTGGGGGCTCTGCCCTCCCAATATTTGGGTCTCCCTTTAGGGGTCCCCAATAGGGCTTCTTCtatgtgggatggagtggaagagaggcaggaggagacttgcgctttggaaaagacagtacaTCTCCAAAGGGGGGAGGATCACTCTTATAAAAAGTACCTTGGCTAGTATGCCAATTTACCAAATGTCTATATTCCGTATGCCCAAGTCCGTTGCTAAAAGAGTGGAGAAAACccaaagagatttcctatggGGGGGTGGAAACTTGGAGGGAAAAGTTCATCTAGTTAAATGGGATGTGGTCTGTACAGAAAAACTCAATGGAGGGCTAGGATTAAGAAGAATAGCCACTCTGAATAGAGCCTTGCTGGGCAAGTGGACTTGGAGGTTTGCGTGTGAAAAGGATaacctttggaaacaagtgatttctacgaaatatgggcaagaggaataTGGTTGGAGGTCTAAGAAGGCTGGTGGGGCGGCTGGAGTAGGGGTctggaaggagattatgaaagaATCTGAATGGTGCTGGGAAAATTTGGCTTTTCTAGTTGGGAAGGgttccaaaattaaattttgaaaagatagtTGGTGCACTGACACTCCGTTGTCCCAATGCTTCAACCACCTTTTTGTCTTTGCCGTGCATAGAGACGCCATgattgaggagatgtgggaccaACATTCGGGCCAAGGAGATTGGAACCTTGTTTTTGTGAGGGACTTCAATGACTGGGAGATGGATATGGTTGGTGATTTGCTCCATACTTTGAGGGGTCATAGGCCTTCCCTGGAGGATGACTCAGTTAAATGGAGGCAAGGAAGAAATGGTATTTTCAGGGTTAAAGATGCTTACAGGCTGCTGGTCAAGCCTAATGCCACAGTGTTTCCCGCAAGGAGAATATGGGTGgatagggtgccaactaaagtctgcttttttgcttgggaggctacatgGGGGAAGGTACTCACTCTGGATAGACTCCAGATAAGAGGGGTGCAACTcccaaattgttgttttttgtgtggttgtgaagaagagaatgtaaatcatattcttttacactgtatagtgactagagccctatgggatattatttttgggttgataGGTATTAAGTGGGTCctcccagaaactgtaaaggaggctTTAATCTCCTGGAGGGGTTtatttgtagggaagaaaaggaaaaagatttggaaatccattccgttgtgtattttttggatggtctggaaggagaggaataggttagcctttagggggggggggTGCAGTGAATATTCAAAgattaaagaattcttttgtttgtaatttatggaattgGGCCAAAGTGTATTTAGGAGAGGAGTCTTTCTTCCttataggtttcttggagtggatagcttccacttGAGGGGAGGTAGTTCTTTTTggtcctttttctctttttgaggcTGTAGccgtcttgtatactccctgtatgctttgtggcgtttagccttttctaatgcatatcttgtttacttatcaaaaaaaaaaaaaaaaattaccacaCCAAAGTGACCCTACTACCAGATTGTACAAAAAAAAAGCCTAGATCTTTGTTAAAATCTAATAAAGAATCTACCTAATTCTGACCAAATTTGATTAACTTTTATAGCACCTTCCTGAGCcatcaataaaatctaaaaaagagAGATTGAGATTCCCTAACAGAAATCTAGACCACCCAAAAAGAGTCCTAAGAAACATCTCTTTCAGTGACTGGTTAGAGTGCTCTATGCACAACTCcctttatatttgattattgctTCTATTTTTTCTAGGCTTCTTTTATTTGCCCATCCATACCCCACCCAAAAAGGAAGGGAGAATAATACACACAACTCCAATCAAGTCGAAAATATATGAGTTGTTCCAGCCTCTAATTATAATCTCtgtaattatttgatatttctgAAACTAAAAATGGAATGGTAAAGATTGAGACAAGATAGATTGTGAGGCTGGATAAAGTGCTGCAGAAGTTAGTCTCTCTCCTTTGTGCAAGCATGCTTTCTCTTGCCTCAATAATATTCCCTTGAACTGTTTTGTAACAGCTCTTTTCAACTTAGCTTTAAAGTAGGTCCCAAAGGCAAACCACGTGACTAGAAGGAAGAATGCTGACCAAGCATTCCAAGTTTGGAGCGTAGAACTGAACAGACTAAAGTTGTTCTCTCAAGTGGCATCAACTCACTTTTCAAGTTACTTCATCCCTAACGATATGATATCATCTTGTTGCATGGCGTAGTAATGCAATTACAAGACCTTAGTTGGTCCCTCTCAGTGCTGCAAAAGATCATTGTGTCATTGGCTTACAATAGTTGGTTTATAAGAACCCTGCCTCCCCTTGCTCTATGTGTGTGCCTTTTTTCTTTATCCACTTCTTTTATGGTATAACCCTGCTATCTTTTCATCAAGATATTAACACAAGTGATTCTTattctccctttttctttttgggtaaAAGATTCTTTATTGTTTCCACAGTTGAACGTCAAAGTGCTGCCATTAGGGCTATTCGTGATGTGGAGTCTGAACATTTGCGGACAAGGTTGCGTTTGCTCCGTTCATACTTCAAAAAGGAACAGCTACGGACTCCtgttgttgaattttttaaggaaaaccTTCCAAATCTGGAAGTAGTACGAAATGGGAAAGGACAATTTGAAGTGCAATGGAAGGATGAAGCAATGAGAAATGCTGGTGGAGAAAACATGCATGTTGCTCTTTTGCATCAGATGTCCATAGCTTATCCTGATTGCTCTGCTGCAGTGCCATCTTTTGGTGGCTTTGAATTTTCAAGCAAAGCAGGTATTTATGAACTTCTCTAGTGTATAGAAGACATGCAATTTGAATGTCTTGCAATAATTGTATCTCACACAAGTTGTTTGAATGATGGCAGTGAAAACGAGCCTTCTAGGTGCTGATAATCTGCAGATCCGAGACTTTGTATGTTCTCCTGtgttttttattacatttatttCCTCTAAATGGTGTTTGGATGTGCTTTTTTCTTTGGTATTGTGAGGCAAATTTTCCTATCAGTATATGTTTTCTTTTCGAGTGTTGTTTGGTTGAAGAAGAGCAAATTGATGGCTGGCATATTTCATGGTAATCAGTCTTCCCTTTGGGTTTAATAGGAAAGGAAGTTATGATTTTTATATTCTCTATTGTGAACattgaaatatgttttttgagtacttaaaatacaTTTTGGCACATTTGGCTGACAGAATAAGATAGGATATGATATGTTTATCCTAGAATATCATTTTCAACAGGATGTGTATTGTTGGATATTATATTCAATGAGATATGTTTTACCATGtttatatttggtttatatgaggaaataaaaatgaaatggaaaacATGTTGTGCTTCAATATTCGATAtttgcaataaaaaaattataaaatctctcttatatttagtattatttggaaattgttcTACAACTAATAATTCagtaagtaatttttttttgtttaataaaattcatgattaaaatattttttttaaaaaaaatagaaattattatattatactaTTAGATGttagatatataaaaaattatgttgttAGATATATGATAGCattatgtgtgtgtatatatgtatgtatataatattatattgaataatgctagtattattttatattgtattttaatttttttttaactattttctttttcgaactataattttaaattttcaatcaattttttgttgttttgaaaaatgagtaatataaaaaattgaaaaaaaaactgaagaaaatgaaagagaagaataaATTTATGACCTTTGGGATATACATTTCTCATATCTTAACTTAGAATTATCATATCATAtgtaaaatgaatataaaaagaGGTTGGATAATATATTATACTACTTATCCTATCTCATGTTTCGTTAAACATGACACATAATAAGTAATAAGATAACTAATCCTATGCCATTGTCAACCTaacatatattttatc includes:
- the LOC100259371 gene encoding uncharacterized protein LOC100259371 isoform X2, which codes for MAKRRVKKTVKQSAASSQSNINDANAKEPQLEKRKDSLIDQEVERQSAAIRAIRDVESEHLRTRLRLLRSYFKKEQLRTPVVEFFKENLPNLEVVRNGKGQFEVQWKDEAMRNAGGENMHVALLHQMSIAYPDCSAAVPSFGGFEFSSKAVKTSLLGADNLQIRDFVLEEPSETQMMGLQDAFQTPGVSSHRLSVGMTPKTLRLPKHGEMLLSVHGSPLGLYKEDNMEAIHESEEG